A DNA window from Oscarella lobularis chromosome 8, ooOscLobu1.1, whole genome shotgun sequence contains the following coding sequences:
- the LOC136190182 gene encoding glutathione S-transferase P 1-like: MNLVQFLLGLSLVLFASLFTTGGPWSAFLCLRQTVLGQRGCTPTGAIGNVTLHYFAGRGRGEAIRLLLNDAGISYVETAFTKDTWPAAKETGLASGAYAFGQVPVLFTNSEQPLAQSQAIMRRLARASNMDCDCSDLSHCDAVALGTEDLKSQMGRVVYDEKFTNEARIAYLSGKAQTWFGYFEKLHQAGSTPNHHGYFGTKGHVTWVDFFVFDTIDAHVALGTQVEGADKYDVLAPFPKLRTFYSGFAQRPQIAAYLSSDRRPKFTLPYPPK, encoded by the exons ATGAATCTTGTTCAGTTTCTCTTGGGCTTATCCCTCGTTCTGTTCGCCTCGTTATTTACGACAGGCGGCCCGTGGTCGGCCTTTCTTTGCCTCCGTCAAACGGTGCTCGGTCAACGCGGCTGCACTCCAACGGGCGCGATCGGAAACGTCACCCTTCACTATTTCGCTGGACGAGGTCGAGGCGAAGCCATACGCCTCCTTCTCAACGACGCGGGCATTTCCTACGTTGAGACAGCGTTCACGAAAGACACGTGGCCCGCTGCGAAGGAAACCGGGCTCGCATCAGGCGCTTATGCATTTGGTCAAG TTCCTGTTCTGTTTACCAATTCAGAACAGCCTCTTGCTCAGTCTCAAG CTATTATGAGGCGTCTTGCCCGCGCTTCGAATATGGACTGTGATTGCAGTGACCTTTCTCACTGCGACGCTGTTGCTCTTGGAACTG aggACTTGAAATCGCAAATGGGTCGTGTTGTCTATGATGAGAAGTTCACCAATGAAGCAAGAATCGCCTACTTGTCCGGAAAAGCCCAAACGTGGTTTGGCTACTTTGAAAAACTCCACCAAGCAGGTAGCACTCCCAATCACCACGGCTACTTTGGCACCAAGGGCCACGTGACCTGGGTTGACTTTTTTGTATTTGACACAATTGACGCTCACGTCGCCTTGGGAACGCAAGTGGAGGGCGCGGACAAATACGACGTCTTGGCCCCCTTTCCCAAATTGCGTACGTTTTACAGCGGGTTCGCACAGCGTCCTCAAATTGCCGCTTACCTGTCAAGCGATCGCCGTCCAAAGTTCACCCTGCCTTATCCCCCCAAGTGA
- the LOC136190542 gene encoding glutathione S-transferase P 2-like, with translation MNLAQFLFGLSLVLFASLFTTGGPWSAFLCLRQTVLGQRGCTPTGAIGNVTLHYFAERGRGEVIRLLLNEAGISYVETAFTKDTWPAAKETGLASGAYTFGQVPVLFTNSEQPLAQTQAIMKRLGRASNMDCDCSDLSHCDAIALGTEDFRMQMYRVVYFEKFTNEARIAYLSGKAQTWFGYFEKLHQAGSTPDHHGYFGAKGHITWVDFLVFDTIDAHVDVGTQVEGADKYDVLAAFPKLRTFYSGFAKRPRIAAYLSSNRRPKLTLPPQVV, from the exons ATGAATCTTGCTCAGTTTCTCTTCGGCTTATCCCTCGTTCTGTTCGCCTCGTTATTTACGACAGGCGGCCCGTGGTCGGCCTTTCTTTGCCTCCGTCAAACGGTACTCGGTCAACGCGGCTGCACTCCAACGGGCGCGATCGGAAACGTCACCCTTCACTATTTCGCTGAACGAGGTCGAGGCGAAGTCATACGCCTCCTTCTCAACGAAGCGGGCATTTCCTACGTTGAGACAGCGTTCACGAAAGACACGTGGCCCGCTGCGAAGGAAACCGGGCTCGCATCAGGCGCTTATACATTTGGTCAAG tTCCTGTTCTGTTTACCAATTCAGAACAGCCTCTTGCTCAGACTCAAG CTATTATGAAGCGTCTTGGCCGCGCTTCGAATATGGACTGTGATTGCAGTGACCTTTCTCACTGCGACGCTATTGCTCTTGGGACTG aggaCTTTAGAATGCAAATGTACCGCGTTGTCTATTTCGAGAAGTTCACCAATGAAGCAAGAATCGCCTACCTGTCCGGCAAAGCCCAAACGTGGTTTGGCTACTTCGAAAAACTCCACCAAGCAGGTAGCACTCCCGATCACCATGGCTACTTCGGTGCCAAGGGCCACATAACCTGGGTCGACTTTCTTGTATTCGACACAATTGACGCTCACGTCGACGTGGGAACGCAAGTGGAGGGCGCAGACAAATACGACGTCTTGGCCGCCTTTCCCAAATTGCGTACGTTTTATAGCGGGTTCGCAAAGCGTCCTCGAATTGCCGCTTACCTGTCAAGCAATCGCCGTCCAAAGTTGACCCTGCCTCCCCAAGTGGTTTAG
- the LOC136190543 gene encoding DNA-directed RNA polymerases I, II, and III subunit RPABC1-like produces MADEAEIYKFWRIRKTVMQMCHDRGYLVVQHELNQTVEQFKAQYPAPTRPDLSILVAHLDDPTEQMFVFFPEEPKVGIKTIKTYVQRMQDESISRAIIVVQVGMSPSAKQALTDMAPKYTLEYFEETELLVNITDHELVPQHVVMTNDEKKDLLEKYKLKDHQLPRMQQSDPVARYFGLKRGQVVKIIRSSETAGRYVTYRLVV; encoded by the exons ATGGCCGACGAGGCAGAAATCTACAAGTTCTGGCGAATCCGAAAGACGGTCATGCAA ATGTGCCACGATCGCGGTTATCTTGTCGTGCAGCACGAACTCAACCAGACCGTCGAACAATTCAAGGCCCAATATCCCGC ACCAACCAGACCGGATCTGTCAATTCTTGTAGCCCACCTTGACGACCCAacag AACAgatgttcgtttttttccctGAAGAACCCAAGGTCGGCATCaaaacaataaaaac ATACGTGCAACGCATGCAAGACGAGAGCATATCTCGAGCGATCATTGTCGTTCAAGTGGGAATGAGTCCCTCGGCCAAGCAGGCTCTCACTGACATGGCACCCAAATACACGCTCGAGTACTTTGAGGAGACAGAGCTCCTTGTCAACATAACAGATCACGAG CTTGTTCCTCAACATGTTGTCATGACGAatgacgaaaagaaagatcTCCTCGAAAAATA TAAACTGAAGGATCATCAACTGCCAAGAATGCAGCAGAGCGATCCAGTGGCAAGGTATTTTGGATTGAAACGAGGCCAG GTAGTCAAAATCATTCGATCAAGTGAAACGGCTGGACGCTACGTGACGtatcgactcgtcgtctgA
- the LOC136190540 gene encoding BTB/POZ domain-containing protein KCTD9-like, which translates to MSSSSSSSSPLRITVRTNGSGKGGRLLSISTTLPFDEMLLAAGETSKISCRRLFLGNGAELTSADQLRDDDVVYCSEGEPFRRPTIRYDESPVPTPAAAERHDWVTLNVGGRLFATTRSTLTKDSTSMLARMFGSGDSGGGIVDSSAWRSTTDESGAFLIDRSATYFEPLLDFLRHGKLILNEGVKAAGVLEEARFFGITSAIELLEGLVRDEELVEQGVMSRSEFLRHLLVVPPASSLRCQGICLEKSNLSRLDLRRINFKFANLRGCDLRLADLSDCLLQRADLTGANLDGATLTGAKMARVCLESASLCNCEFEDSTGSVAANLEGANLKGAVFDGSRMDRVNLRVACMKKASLKNCSLRSAILAGTDLEDCDLSGCDLGEANLRGANVVGAIFNEMANAIHMSQTLPSHVRGVTYN; encoded by the coding sequence atgtcgtcgtcgtcgtcgtcgtcgtctccctTGCGAATTACAGTCCGAACGAACGGCAGCGGCAAAGGCGGACGTCTCCtatcgatttcgacgacgctgccgttcgacgaaatgcttctcgccgccggcgaaacgtcgaaaatctCCTGCCGACGCCTATTTCTCGGAAACGGCGCCGAGCTGACGAGCGCCGATCAattgcgcgacgacgacgtcgtctactGCTCGGAAGGCGAACCGTTTCGTCGACCGACGATACGCTACGACGAATCGCCCGTTCCGacgcccgccgccgccgagcgGCACGACTGGGTGACGCTCAACGTCGGCGGGCGCCTCTTCGCGACGACCCGATCGACGCTGACCAAagactcgacgtcgatgctcGCGCGCATGTTCGGCAGCGGCGATAGTGGCGGGGGAATCGTCGACTCGTCCGCGTGGCGAAGCACGACGGACGAATCGGGCGCGTTTCTCATCGATCGCAGCGCGACCTATTTCGAACCGCTTCTCGACTTCCTTCGTCACGGAAAGCTCATACTGAACGAAGGCGTAAAAGCCGCCGGCGTTCTCGAGGAGGCGCGCTTTTTCGGCATTACGAGCGCCATCGAGTTGCTCGAGGGGCTCGTGCGCGACGAGGAGCTCGTCGAACAGGGCGTGATGAGTCGAAGCGAGTTCCTTCGTCATTTATTGGTCGtgccgccggcgtcgtcgcttcgctgTCAGGGCATCTGTCTCGAAAAGTCCAATCTTTCCCGACTCGACTTGCGACGgatcaatttcaaatttgcGAATTTGCGCGGCTGCGATTTGCGCTTGGCCGACCTGTCCGACTGCCTGTTGCAGCGCGCCGACTTGACGGGGGCGAATTTGGACGGGGCGACGCTGACGGGGGCGAAAATGGCGCGCGTCTGCTTGGAAAGCGCGTCGCTGTGCAATTGCGAGTTCGAAGATTCGACGGGGAGCGTCGCGGCGAATTTGGAGGGGGCCAATTTGAAAGGGGCCGTGTTCGACGGGAGTCGAATGGATCGCGTGAATTTGCGCGTTGCTTGCATGAAAAAGGCGAGTTTGAAGAATTGCAGCCTTCGGAGTGCCATCCTCGCCGGCACCGATTTGGAGGACTGCGATTTATCCGGGTGCGATTTGGGCGAGGCGAATTTGCGCGGTGCCAACGTCGTTGGGGCTATTTTTAACGAGATGGCCAACGCTATACACATGTCGCAGACGCTGCCTTCTCACGTTCGGGGTGTTACGTacaattga
- the LOC136190537 gene encoding polypyrimidine tract-binding protein 3-like isoform X2, with protein MSIGTKRVSDTTTLVSSVKQESSSPSSEQANSTDAKKAKLNGSPTSIRPSRVIHLRNIPGDTTEAEILYLGLLFSCPTNVLVMRGTKKHQAFLEMPDEASSIKLLSYYSQYPAVIRGREVFMQFSTYQKLNVDEKQAANVAALVQVMASSAAVSGGFPVGLAAAAGQMEHPVAAHPLGVPFVGNGLAAAAAAAAGLNPSALVAAAFTEEPSGSTDEPAEVEEEQEGGGGEEEEMEEKEKSEGDVETSAMVASTEANASVGDGDNGPGASEEPSKPILCVIVENMMVPVSIDLLHYLFSDFGEVLRIVSFYKNNQYHALLEYRNALMASAAKATLNGRHIYNGCCQLKISYSKFEKLEVRHNSDKAKDFTKEPTSYDFPLNAVQSLHLTALQQGNSLPFSSLLPSGPYGLGAGGGGSAAAVMGPAPVAPVAASHLSPSAIGATMPSVGIQQPGSVVIVSNLNEHVVTPSDLFILFGVYGMVMRVKIMFNKRDTALIQFADSLQARLAIQHLNGVVLYGKEMRINISKHAVVQLPREGVDRDSHLTQDYSHSKAHRYSRTGVDVRKIYPPGQTLHLSNIPASDSDEAVRDVFLKLGFSVEKFQRFKGKENDENYRKMALIQLTSTEDAVQALIKVHNHQQSDGHRMRVSFAKNSTIHPTTV; from the exons ATGTCCATTGGTACAAAG cGCGTTTCCGATACAACGACTCTAG tgTCATCTGTAAAACaggagtcgtcgtcgccgtcgtcagaGCAAG CAAATTCGACTGAcgcaaaaaaggcgaaattGAATGGCTCGCCGACGTCCATTCGACCGTCTCGCGTCATTCACTTGCGCAACATTCCGGGCGACACGACCGAAGCGGAAATTCTCTATCTCGGCTTGCTATTCAGCTGCCCGACGAACGTCCTCGTGATGCGCGGCACGAAAAAACACCAAGCCTTTCTCGAGATGCCGGACGAGGCTTCGTCGATTAAGCTACTTAGCTATTATTCGCAGTACCCTGCCGTGATTCG AGGGCGCGAAGTCTTCATGCAGTTTTCTACGTATCAGAAATTgaatgtcgacgagaaacaggCGGCGAAT GTTGCCGCTTTGGTTCAAGTTATGGCATCAAGTGCCGCCGTTTCAGGCGGCTTCCCCGTTGGTCTCGCCGCAGCTGCTGGTCAGATGGAGCACCCCGTCGCCGCTCACCCTCTGGGCGTTCCTTTTGTTGGAAACGGGctggccgccgccgccgccgccgccgcggggCTCAATCCCAGTGCGCTCGTGGCCGCGGCTTTTACCGAGGAGCCGTCTG GTTCTACTGATGAGCCGGCTGAagtagaagaagagcaagaaggaggaggaggcgaagaagaggaaatggaagaaaaggagaaatcaGAGGGAGACGTTGAAACATCGGCTATGGTGGCGTCAACAGAAGCGAATGCGAGCGTCGGCGATGGGGACAATGGGCCCGGCGCCAGCGAGGAGCCGAGTAAACCAATTCTGTGCGTCATTGTCGAGAATATGATGGTTCCTGTATCTATTGATCTCCTTCATTAT ctgTTTTCTGACTTTGGAGAAGTTCTtagaatcgtttcgttttacAAAAATA ATCAGTACCACGCTCTACTGGAGTATCGTAACGCTTTGATGGCATCAGCGGCGAAAGCG ACTCTGAACGGACGGCACATTTACAACGGATGCTGTCAACTCAAAATCAGCTATtcgaaatttgaaaaactcGAAGTGAGACACAACAGCGACAAAGCAAA AGACTTTACAAAGGAGCCCACTTCGTACGATTTTCCCTTGAACGCAGTGCAGTCTCTTCACTTGA CTGCTCTTCAGCAGGGGAATTCGTTGCCTTTCTCCAGTCTTCTTCCGTCAGGTCCATATGGGCTCGGCGCTGGAGGCGGTGGCAGCGCTGCTGCCGTCATGGGTCCGGCTCCTGTGGCTCCCGTTGCCGCTTCGCATCTTT CTCCAAGTGCGATTGGAGCGACTATGCCCTCCGTTGGAATTCAACAACCTGGTTCGGTGGTCATCGTATCGAATCTGAATGAGCAC GTGGTTACTCCGTCAGATCTTTTTATTCTATTCG GGGTATACGGAATGGTGATGAGAGTCAAGATAATGTTCAATAAGCGAGACACAGCTCTGATACAGTTTGCCGATTCATTGCAGGCTCGATTAG CCATTCAGCATCTGAACGGCGTTGTCCTCTATGGGAAAGAAATGCGTATCAACATATCGAAACACGCTGTTGTTCAGTTGCCAAGAGAAGGAGTTGAT CGTGATTCACACTTAACTCAAGACTACAGCCATTCCAAAGCGCACAGATATTCG cgGACTGGAGTGGACGTTCGAAAGATCTATCCCCCGGGACAAACTCTTCACCTCTCCAATATACC AGCTTCAGACAGTGACGAAGCTGTAAGGGACGTGTTTCTCAAACTTGGATTCAGCGTGGAAAAGTTTCAAAGGTTCAA gggCAAAGAGAACGATGAGAACTACAG AAAAATGGCCCTGATACAGTTAACATCTACGGAAGACGCTGTCCAAGCCCTTATT AAAGTTCACAATCACCAGCAGAGCGACGGCCATCGAATGCGCGTCTCCTTCGCCAAGAACTCGACCATACACCCGACGACAGTGTGA
- the LOC136190537 gene encoding polypyrimidine tract-binding protein 3-like isoform X1, whose amino-acid sequence MSIGTKRVSDTTTLVSSVKQESSSPSSEQANSTDAKKAKLNGSPTSIRPSRVIHLRNIPGDTTEAEILYLGLLFSCPTNVLVMRGTKKHQAFLEMPDEASSIKLLSYYSQYPAVIRGREVFMQFSTYQKLNVDEKQAANVAALVQVMASSAAVSGGFPVGLAAAAGQMEHPVAAHPLGVPFVGNGLAAAAAAAAGLNPSALVAAAFTEEPSGSTDEPAEVEEEQEGGGGEEEEMEEKEKSEGDVETSAMVASTEANASVGDGDNGPGASEEPSKPILCVIVENMMVPVSIDLLHYLFSDFGEVLRIVSFYKNNQYHALLEYRNALMASAAKATLNGRHIYNGCCQLKISYSKFEKLEVRHNSDKAKDFTKEPTSYDFPLNAVQSLHLTALQQGNSLPFSSLLPSGPYGLGAGGGGSAAAVMGPAPVAPVAASHLLAPSAIGATMPSVGIQQPGSVVIVSNLNEHVVTPSDLFILFGVYGMVMRVKIMFNKRDTALIQFADSLQARLAIQHLNGVVLYGKEMRINISKHAVVQLPREGVDRDSHLTQDYSHSKAHRYSRTGVDVRKIYPPGQTLHLSNIPASDSDEAVRDVFLKLGFSVEKFQRFKGKENDENYRKMALIQLTSTEDAVQALIKVHNHQQSDGHRMRVSFAKNSTIHPTTV is encoded by the exons ATGTCCATTGGTACAAAG cGCGTTTCCGATACAACGACTCTAG tgTCATCTGTAAAACaggagtcgtcgtcgccgtcgtcagaGCAAG CAAATTCGACTGAcgcaaaaaaggcgaaattGAATGGCTCGCCGACGTCCATTCGACCGTCTCGCGTCATTCACTTGCGCAACATTCCGGGCGACACGACCGAAGCGGAAATTCTCTATCTCGGCTTGCTATTCAGCTGCCCGACGAACGTCCTCGTGATGCGCGGCACGAAAAAACACCAAGCCTTTCTCGAGATGCCGGACGAGGCTTCGTCGATTAAGCTACTTAGCTATTATTCGCAGTACCCTGCCGTGATTCG AGGGCGCGAAGTCTTCATGCAGTTTTCTACGTATCAGAAATTgaatgtcgacgagaaacaggCGGCGAAT GTTGCCGCTTTGGTTCAAGTTATGGCATCAAGTGCCGCCGTTTCAGGCGGCTTCCCCGTTGGTCTCGCCGCAGCTGCTGGTCAGATGGAGCACCCCGTCGCCGCTCACCCTCTGGGCGTTCCTTTTGTTGGAAACGGGctggccgccgccgccgccgccgccgcggggCTCAATCCCAGTGCGCTCGTGGCCGCGGCTTTTACCGAGGAGCCGTCTG GTTCTACTGATGAGCCGGCTGAagtagaagaagagcaagaaggaggaggaggcgaagaagaggaaatggaagaaaaggagaaatcaGAGGGAGACGTTGAAACATCGGCTATGGTGGCGTCAACAGAAGCGAATGCGAGCGTCGGCGATGGGGACAATGGGCCCGGCGCCAGCGAGGAGCCGAGTAAACCAATTCTGTGCGTCATTGTCGAGAATATGATGGTTCCTGTATCTATTGATCTCCTTCATTAT ctgTTTTCTGACTTTGGAGAAGTTCTtagaatcgtttcgttttacAAAAATA ATCAGTACCACGCTCTACTGGAGTATCGTAACGCTTTGATGGCATCAGCGGCGAAAGCG ACTCTGAACGGACGGCACATTTACAACGGATGCTGTCAACTCAAAATCAGCTATtcgaaatttgaaaaactcGAAGTGAGACACAACAGCGACAAAGCAAA AGACTTTACAAAGGAGCCCACTTCGTACGATTTTCCCTTGAACGCAGTGCAGTCTCTTCACTTGA CTGCTCTTCAGCAGGGGAATTCGTTGCCTTTCTCCAGTCTTCTTCCGTCAGGTCCATATGGGCTCGGCGCTGGAGGCGGTGGCAGCGCTGCTGCCGTCATGGGTCCGGCTCCTGTGGCTCCCGTTGCCGCTTCGCATCTTT TAGCTCCAAGTGCGATTGGAGCGACTATGCCCTCCGTTGGAATTCAACAACCTGGTTCGGTGGTCATCGTATCGAATCTGAATGAGCAC GTGGTTACTCCGTCAGATCTTTTTATTCTATTCG GGGTATACGGAATGGTGATGAGAGTCAAGATAATGTTCAATAAGCGAGACACAGCTCTGATACAGTTTGCCGATTCATTGCAGGCTCGATTAG CCATTCAGCATCTGAACGGCGTTGTCCTCTATGGGAAAGAAATGCGTATCAACATATCGAAACACGCTGTTGTTCAGTTGCCAAGAGAAGGAGTTGAT CGTGATTCACACTTAACTCAAGACTACAGCCATTCCAAAGCGCACAGATATTCG cgGACTGGAGTGGACGTTCGAAAGATCTATCCCCCGGGACAAACTCTTCACCTCTCCAATATACC AGCTTCAGACAGTGACGAAGCTGTAAGGGACGTGTTTCTCAAACTTGGATTCAGCGTGGAAAAGTTTCAAAGGTTCAA gggCAAAGAGAACGATGAGAACTACAG AAAAATGGCCCTGATACAGTTAACATCTACGGAAGACGCTGTCCAAGCCCTTATT AAAGTTCACAATCACCAGCAGAGCGACGGCCATCGAATGCGCGTCTCCTTCGCCAAGAACTCGACCATACACCCGACGACAGTGTGA
- the LOC136190544 gene encoding CXXC motif containing zinc binding protein-like: MPRIALQIKVNLENVTNLHFPDDDFRWYLKLKCANCGEETKEFVYVCLAESRPLKGGRGSASLVTKCKLCSRENSIDILKDLISPYDADSSGDFKKIVVFDCRGVEPTDFSPRTGFAAEAVDSGTVFSDIDLSQKDWADYDERGEQTVGIYDLEFRFVSFRH; this comes from the exons ATGCCG CGAATCGCACTCCAAATCAAAGTCAATCTCGAAAATGTGACGAATTTGCATtttcccgacgacgattttcgctgGTATTTGAAG CTCAAGTGCGCCAATTGCGgcgaagagacgaaagagTTCGTCTACGTGTGCCTCGCc GAGAGTCGTCCTCTAAAGGGCGGTCGAGGCAGCGCGAGTCTCGTGACAAAATGCAAGCTGTGCTCCAGAGAGAACTCTATTG ATATTCTCAAAGACCTTATCTCTCCTTATGAC GCGGACAGTAGTGGTGATTTCAAGAAGATTGTTGTGTTTGATTGCCGAGGTGTAGAGCCAACCGACTTTTCACCTAGA ACTGGCTTTGCTGCTGAAGCAGTCGATAGTGGAACGGTTTTCTCTGATATTGACTTGTCTCAGAAG GACTGGGCTGATTATGATGAACGAGGGGAGCAGACGGTGGGAATCTACGATCTTGaatttcgcttcgtttcttttagacACTAG
- the LOC136190538 gene encoding 2-amino-3-ketobutyrate coenzyme A ligase, mitochondrial-like isoform X2 encodes MSDPTNQNGQRRAIRALKERVNKQLSNTKITDYKQMHEQTLISSQGARVLIEGRKEPLLNFSSNNYLGLATSPELLKASSAAIDERGLGAASARFICGTFDIHRELEGQIARFHNQEAAILYASCFDANVGLFDAFLTADDVVLSDSLNHASIIDGIRLCRAKRLIYNHLDLQDLEDKLASCKDANLKLIATDGVFSMNGEVAPLREICNLAEKYEALVFIDECHATGIIGKTGRGSEEYCDTICRVDIINSSLGKALGGASGGYTTGCKELIDLLRQKSRPYIFSSTLSSSVVAAASKAFDMLLKGCPLLKTLHENARAFRKGMLEAGFELIPSDHPLIAVLTKERDTAERLERAMLDENVLVSAMSFPVVPKGQARIRVVISACHSPADVRACVDAFVVAANRIGLELNARR; translated from the exons ATGTCTGATCCGACCAATCAAAATGGCCAGCGACG GGCTATCCGTGCCTTGAAAGAGCGCGTCAACAAACAACTGAGCAATACAAAGATAACCGACTACAAACAAATGCACGAGCAGACGCTCATATCCTCGCAGGGAGCGAGAGTACTGAtcgaaggaagaaaagaaccTCTACTCAATTTCTCCTCTAACAACTATTTGGGACTTGCG ACGAGTCCTGAACTTCTAAAAGCCAGTTCGGCGGCTATCGACGAGCGAGGCTTGGGGGCCGCCTCGGCGAGATTCATATGCGGAACATTC GACATTCATCGGGAATTGGAAGGCCAAATTGCTCGCTTCCACAATCAAGAAGCGGCAATTTTGTACGCCAGCTGCttcgacgcgaacgtcggCTTGTTTGACGCCTTCCTAACggcggacgacgtcgttctcagCGACAGTTTAAATCACGCGTCGATCATCGACGGAATTCGACTGTGCCGAGCCAAGAGACTGATCTACAATCACTTGGATTTGCAGG ACTTGGAAGATAAATTGGCCAGCTGCAAGGACGCCAATCTGAAGCTTATTGCCACCGACGGCGTTTTTAGCATGAACGGAGAAGTGGCGCCTTTGCG AGAAATCTGTAATTTGGCGGAAAAATACGAGGCACTGGTGTTCATTGACGAGTGCCACGCTACAGGAATTATTGGGAAAACGGGACG CGGATCAGAAGAGTACTGCGATACTATCTGTCGCGTCGATATAATCAATTCTAGCTTGGGCAAAGCTTTGGGAGGAGCATCAG GCGGATACACGACGGGCTGCAAAGAGTTGATTGATCTGCTACGACAGAAATCAAGACCCTACATATTTTCGAGCACTCTTTCGAGCTCTGTTGTGGCCGCTGCCAGCAAG GCTTTTGATATGTTGCTAAAAGGCTGCCCTCTCTTAAAAACGCTGCACGAAAATGCGCGAGCCTTTCGCAAGGGAATGCTAGAGGCCGGCTTCGAACTGATC CCTAGTGATCACCCTCTGATCGCCGTTCTAACCAAGGAAAGGGATACAGCGGAAAGGCTCGAGAGGGCAATGCTAG ACGAGAACGTTCTCGTCTCGGCGATGTCGTTTCCGGTCGTACCGAAAGGCCAAGCTCGCATTCGAGTCGTCATATCGGCGTGCCATTCGCCGGCCGACGTGCGAGCGTGCGTCGacgcattcgtcgtcgcagccaATCGAATTGGGCTCGAGCTGAACGCTCGGCGATAG
- the LOC136190538 gene encoding 2-amino-3-ketobutyrate coenzyme A ligase-like isoform X1, with protein MSDPTNQNGQRRAIRALKERVNKQLSNTKITDYKQMHEQTLISSQGARVLIEGRKEPLLNFSSNNYLGLATSPELLKASSAAIDERGLGAASARFICGTFDIHRELEGQIARFHNQEAAILYASCFDANVGLFDAFLTADDVVLSDSLNHASIIDGIRLCRAKRLIYNHLDLQDLEDKLASCKDANLKLIATDGVFSMNGEVAPLRYDQREKRARKAISGFDREICNLAEKYEALVFIDECHATGIIGKTGRGSEEYCDTICRVDIINSSLGKALGGASGGYTTGCKELIDLLRQKSRPYIFSSTLSSSVVAAASKAFDMLLKGCPLLKTLHENARAFRKGMLEAGFELIPSDHPLIAVLTKERDTAERLERAMLDENVLVSAMSFPVVPKGQARIRVVISACHSPADVRACVDAFVVAANRIGLELNARR; from the exons ATGTCTGATCCGACCAATCAAAATGGCCAGCGACG GGCTATCCGTGCCTTGAAAGAGCGCGTCAACAAACAACTGAGCAATACAAAGATAACCGACTACAAACAAATGCACGAGCAGACGCTCATATCCTCGCAGGGAGCGAGAGTACTGAtcgaaggaagaaaagaaccTCTACTCAATTTCTCCTCTAACAACTATTTGGGACTTGCG ACGAGTCCTGAACTTCTAAAAGCCAGTTCGGCGGCTATCGACGAGCGAGGCTTGGGGGCCGCCTCGGCGAGATTCATATGCGGAACATTC GACATTCATCGGGAATTGGAAGGCCAAATTGCTCGCTTCCACAATCAAGAAGCGGCAATTTTGTACGCCAGCTGCttcgacgcgaacgtcggCTTGTTTGACGCCTTCCTAACggcggacgacgtcgttctcagCGACAGTTTAAATCACGCGTCGATCATCGACGGAATTCGACTGTGCCGAGCCAAGAGACTGATCTACAATCACTTGGATTTGCAGG ACTTGGAAGATAAATTGGCCAGCTGCAAGGACGCCAATCTGAAGCTTATTGCCACCGACGGCGTTTTTAGCATGAACGGAGAAGTGGCGCCTTTGCGGTACGATCAGCGCGAGAAAAGGGCTCGCAAAGCAATTTCGGGGTTCGATAGAGAAATCTGTAATTTGGCGGAAAAATACGAGGCACTGGTGTTCATTGACGAGTGCCACGCTACAGGAATTATTGGGAAAACGGGACG CGGATCAGAAGAGTACTGCGATACTATCTGTCGCGTCGATATAATCAATTCTAGCTTGGGCAAAGCTTTGGGAGGAGCATCAG GCGGATACACGACGGGCTGCAAAGAGTTGATTGATCTGCTACGACAGAAATCAAGACCCTACATATTTTCGAGCACTCTTTCGAGCTCTGTTGTGGCCGCTGCCAGCAAG GCTTTTGATATGTTGCTAAAAGGCTGCCCTCTCTTAAAAACGCTGCACGAAAATGCGCGAGCCTTTCGCAAGGGAATGCTAGAGGCCGGCTTCGAACTGATC CCTAGTGATCACCCTCTGATCGCCGTTCTAACCAAGGAAAGGGATACAGCGGAAAGGCTCGAGAGGGCAATGCTAG ACGAGAACGTTCTCGTCTCGGCGATGTCGTTTCCGGTCGTACCGAAAGGCCAAGCTCGCATTCGAGTCGTCATATCGGCGTGCCATTCGCCGGCCGACGTGCGAGCGTGCGTCGacgcattcgtcgtcgcagccaATCGAATTGGGCTCGAGCTGAACGCTCGGCGATAG